One stretch of Pedobacter riviphilus DNA includes these proteins:
- a CDS encoding alpha-glucosidase domain-containing protein translates to MTPHYFFKNFKIVSAKNQPKSVVLAFAFFLVAAPFFVSAQAAAQKADQVAQKITKVLSATKINTTTIELLLSDNQRLTLDFYGDHIFRLFEDPTGGFIRDPEAKPEAKILVENPRKPVSKLDIKDEHNQLFISTGKITVLIDKNTSLIKIINLATQAVVLEELAPIQFEKGKVTLSLKENPQEYFYGGGVQNGRFSHKGRNISIENQNSWTDGG, encoded by the coding sequence ATGACACCGCATTATTTTTTTAAAAACTTTAAAATAGTCAGTGCTAAAAATCAACCTAAAAGCGTTGTGTTAGCATTTGCATTTTTTTTAGTTGCCGCTCCGTTTTTTGTTTCTGCCCAGGCAGCTGCTCAGAAAGCCGATCAGGTAGCACAAAAGATTACCAAAGTGCTTAGCGCAACAAAGATTAATACCACTACAATAGAATTATTGCTTTCTGATAACCAGCGTTTAACCTTAGATTTTTATGGCGATCATATTTTCCGCCTTTTCGAGGATCCTACGGGAGGCTTCATTCGCGATCCGGAAGCAAAACCAGAAGCTAAAATTTTAGTAGAAAATCCACGTAAACCTGTTTCAAAATTAGATATTAAAGATGAACATAATCAACTATTCATATCTACAGGTAAAATCACCGTTCTTATCGATAAAAATACTTCGCTGATCAAAATTATCAACCTTGCTACACAGGCGGTGGTTTTAGAAGAATTAGCACCGATTCAATTCGAGAAAGGAAAAGTAACCCTTAGTTTAAAAGAAAATCCACAGGAATATTTTTACGGTGGTGGGGTACAGAATGGCCGTTTCTCACATAAGGGAAGAAATATTTCCATCGAAAACCAAAACTCCTGGACAGATGGGGGGTAG
- a CDS encoding TIM-barrel domain-containing protein, with translation MWYTFSKGNYNFGAKEKGLVKLTHETDYLDAFFMVNDGAAPLLNDFYQLTGNPILLPKFGFYQGHLNAYNRDFWKEDEKGTLFEDGKRYKESQKDNGGIKESLNGEKNNYQFSARAVIDRYKKHDMPLGWVLPNDGYGAGYGQTETLDGNIQNLKSFGDYARKNGVEIGLWTQSDLHPKPEVSPLLQRDIIKEARDAGVRVLKTDVAWVGAGYSFGLNGVADVAQIMPYYGNNSRPFIISLDGWAGTQRYAGIWSGDQTGGVWEYIRFHIPTYLGAGLSGQPNITSDMDGIFGGKNLTVNTRDFQWKTFTPMELNMDGWGANEKYPHALGEPVASINRNYLKLKSELIPYTYSIAREAVTGLPIIRAMFLEYPNAYTKGISTQYQYLYGPSFLVAPIYQATKSDEKGNDIRNGIYLPEGTWIDYFTGEKYTGNSILNSFDSPLWKLPVFVKNGAIIPMTNPNNNVAEINKANRIYELYPFGKTSFNEYDDDGTTEAYKLGKGASTLIESALDEKNNALVTIHPAKGDFDGFVKEKTTEFVINLSEKPKRLTAKVGSNKVKLTEVSSKDEFLKRSDVYFYDAAPNLNRFATKGSEFEKVAMVKNPQLLVKLQSTNITVNPITLSINGFKFEPVDKQRLLTGKLSAPVNARVNDKNREAYTLTPSWSKVSNADFYEIDFNDMHYTTIRDTALLFDGLLAETAYTFKLRAVNKDGFSDWTEIKATTKSNPLEFAIQGITAETTAENQGGSGIADLFDFDEGNMWHTKWGAKAIPFDMVIDLKTINQLDKFHYLPRNGRGNGNLLKGTVFYSNNKESWTTAGTFEWANSGDVKIFNFNGHPSARYIKIAVADGVGGFGSGRELYVFKVPGTESYLPGDINNDRLIDKNDLTSYINYTGLRKGDADFEGYISNGDINKNDLIDAYDVSVVATQLEGGVSSAKTDKVAGKLEISTAKQTYNKDEIVEIKVKGINLKAVNALSFALPYNAQDYDFVSVLPLNTKQMDNLTNDRLHTNGAKVLYPTFVNVGNKDALNETTDLFILKLKAKRKVQFGLKVSEGLLVDKNLNSVRF, from the coding sequence ATGTGGTATACCTTCAGCAAAGGAAATTACAATTTTGGTGCTAAAGAAAAAGGATTAGTAAAACTGACACACGAAACCGATTATCTGGACGCTTTTTTTATGGTTAATGATGGAGCAGCACCTTTATTGAACGATTTTTACCAATTAACCGGAAATCCGATTTTATTGCCAAAATTTGGTTTCTATCAAGGACATTTAAACGCCTATAACCGCGATTTTTGGAAAGAAGACGAAAAAGGAACCTTGTTTGAAGATGGTAAACGTTACAAAGAAAGTCAGAAAGATAATGGCGGCATAAAAGAATCGCTTAACGGTGAAAAAAACAATTATCAATTTTCAGCGCGTGCCGTGATTGATCGTTATAAAAAACACGATATGCCTTTGGGCTGGGTACTTCCAAATGATGGTTATGGTGCAGGTTATGGCCAAACCGAAACATTAGATGGCAACATTCAAAATCTAAAGAGTTTTGGCGATTATGCTCGTAAAAATGGGGTAGAAATTGGCTTGTGGACACAGTCTGATCTTCATCCGAAACCAGAAGTAAGCCCGTTATTACAGCGCGACATTATTAAGGAAGCCCGGGATGCAGGTGTTAGGGTATTAAAAACCGATGTAGCATGGGTTGGTGCCGGTTATTCGTTTGGGTTAAATGGCGTTGCCGATGTAGCACAGATTATGCCTTATTATGGCAATAACAGTCGTCCGTTCATCATATCATTAGATGGCTGGGCTGGTACACAGCGTTATGCCGGTATTTGGTCAGGTGATCAAACCGGTGGCGTTTGGGAATATATCCGTTTCCATATTCCTACTTATTTAGGCGCTGGTTTATCCGGTCAACCCAATATTACTTCCGATATGGATGGTATTTTTGGCGGTAAAAATCTAACCGTTAATACCCGCGATTTTCAATGGAAAACCTTTACACCAATGGAATTAAATATGGACGGTTGGGGAGCTAACGAAAAATATCCACACGCACTGGGCGAACCTGTAGCTTCGATTAACCGCAATTATTTAAAACTGAAATCGGAGTTGATTCCATATACTTATAGCATAGCCAGAGAAGCAGTTACCGGATTGCCCATTATCAGGGCGATGTTTCTGGAATATCCAAATGCCTATACCAAAGGTATTTCTACACAATATCAATACCTGTACGGACCTTCTTTCTTAGTGGCGCCAATTTATCAGGCAACTAAATCAGACGAAAAAGGTAACGATATCCGTAATGGTATTTATTTGCCGGAGGGAACATGGATTGATTATTTCACCGGAGAAAAATATACTGGAAACAGCATTCTGAATAGTTTTGACTCGCCATTATGGAAACTGCCAGTTTTTGTGAAAAATGGTGCGATTATCCCAATGACGAATCCAAATAACAATGTTGCTGAAATTAATAAAGCAAACCGTATCTATGAATTATATCCTTTTGGAAAAACATCATTTAATGAATATGATGATGACGGCACAACAGAGGCTTATAAATTAGGAAAAGGCGCTTCTACTTTAATTGAATCAGCACTAGATGAGAAGAACAATGCTTTGGTTACCATTCATCCTGCAAAGGGTGATTTTGATGGTTTTGTGAAAGAAAAAACAACTGAATTTGTAATCAACCTTAGCGAAAAACCAAAAAGGTTAACAGCAAAAGTTGGCAGTAATAAAGTGAAATTGACAGAAGTAAGCTCAAAAGACGAGTTTTTAAAACGGTCTGACGTTTATTTCTATGATGCCGCACCAAATTTAAACCGTTTTGCTACAAAAGGAAGCGAGTTTGAAAAAGTGGCAATGGTTAAAAACCCTCAATTGCTGGTTAAACTTCAATCTACCAATATTACCGTTAATCCAATTACACTTAGTATAAACGGATTTAAATTCGAGCCTGTAGATAAACAACGTTTGTTAACAGGGAAATTATCGGCGCCAGTGAATGCTCGGGTAAATGATAAAAACAGAGAAGCTTATACGCTTACTCCAAGCTGGAGTAAAGTGAGCAATGCAGATTTTTATGAGATAGATTTTAACGATATGCATTATACCACCATCCGCGATACCGCTTTATTATTTGATGGCTTATTGGCCGAAACGGCTTACACATTTAAATTGCGTGCTGTAAACAAAGATGGTTTCTCAGATTGGACCGAGATTAAAGCAACAACCAAATCTAATCCGCTTGAATTTGCCATTCAGGGTATAACAGCCGAAACTACTGCCGAAAACCAGGGTGGCTCTGGTATTGCCGATCTATTCGATTTTGATGAAGGCAATATGTGGCACACCAAATGGGGTGCTAAAGCAATTCCGTTTGATATGGTTATAGACCTTAAAACCATTAACCAGCTTGATAAATTCCATTACCTGCCGCGCAATGGAAGGGGAAATGGCAACTTGCTTAAAGGAACTGTATTTTACAGTAACAACAAAGAAAGCTGGACTACAGCAGGCACCTTCGAATGGGCTAACAGTGGTGATGTTAAAATATTCAATTTCAATGGTCACCCGAGTGCCCGTTACATCAAAATTGCTGTCGCCGATGGTGTAGGAGGTTTTGGATCAGGTAGAGAGCTATACGTATTTAAGGTGCCTGGAACGGAAAGTTATCTTCCGGGCGATATCAATAATGACCGTTTAATTGATAAGAACGATTTAACCTCATACATCAATTATACTGGTTTAAGAAAGGGTGATGCCGATTTTGAAGGTTATATCAGCAATGGTGATATCAATAAAAATGACCTGATTGATGCTTACGATGTTTCTGTTGTAGCTACACAGCTTGAAGGAGGGGTAAGTAGCGCTAAAACTGATAAAGTTGCGGGTAAACTAGAAATCAGTACGGCTAAACAAACTTACAACAAAGACGAAATTGTAGAAATTAAAGTAAAAGGAATAAACCTGAAAGCAGTAAATGCTTTAAGTTTTGCGCTGCCATATAATGCACAGGATTATGATTTTGTAAGCGTTCTGCCTTTAAATACGAAACAGATGGATAATTTGACCAACGATCGCCTGCACACCAATGGCGCTAAGGTTTTGTATCCAACCTTTGTAAACGTAGGTAACAAAGATGCTTTAAACGAAACTACGGATCTGTTTATCCTGAAACTAAAAGCAAAACGTAAAGTACAATTTGGACTTAAGGTTAGTGAAGGCCTGTTGGTAGATAAAAATCTTAATTCTGTTAGATTTTAA